Proteins from a single region of Mercenaria mercenaria strain notata unplaced genomic scaffold, MADL_Memer_1 contig_857, whole genome shotgun sequence:
- the LOC128554899 gene encoding zinc-binding protein A33-like, which produces MAEKGSGNMENNSSDDAVSGRIEQVLCQPCSSNDKQTVADVFCSTCDEFQCTECSNVHTTHAFLRNHKLVKAKEVKTKQIAFDMKGLDQCDEHHKVLEFFCEDDNQLCCSTCAIVDHRKCHSVVEIQTMAERSASTSSKLKIKLQEVREKAEKIVKDAKSSKEQLDQDVKEVSLKVRRMRDDVMKMFDDLEVSVTKDAESFKTETLDKLTKKQSDNEKHIADATKSLETVDNVHQNGTPSQQFILELRMKRQVDELSSNVDKECQRLESVVVSFDFDETLKLPPLSISDCVPGQLTLKYSVPETVKPLIPLDPIVRLTMITSIDLKQTGDDVEKPLYSGLDFLPDGRLIAVDNQNKKCLIYNEKLEKVGSYQLSYIPLSVVVISEEEVAITSGRIDFLRVSKSNEITLIRTCKVTTVYESICMKDEGNFVVGTYDDTRPVRIVSLSGEEKDFSINFPNKKYPIDTSACTYIRNSDKVVLTDRYEHTVYIYDIKSNTRVVVKDDQINEPYGVAVGPSDCILVCSKGTNSIVQISQTGRILSSYKLDMKLPYSVCVSKNKSLLAVSSNMNGETKLQLLQVTY; this is translated from the coding sequence atggcggaaaaagGGAGTGGGAATATGGAAAATAACAGTTCCGATGATGCAGTTTCTGGACGAATAGAGCAGGTACTGTGTCAGCCATGTTCAAGTAATGATAAACAAACAGTAGCTGATGTGTTTTGTTCAACATGTGACGAGTTTCAGTGTACAGAATGTTCAAACGTACATACAACGCACGCGTTCTTGAGAAATCACAAGCTAGTGAAAGCAAAAGAGGTGAAAACGAAACAAATTGCGTTTGATATGAAGGGATTAGACCAATGTGATGAGCATCATAAAGTTTTAGAATTCTTCTGTGAAGATGATAATCAGCTTTGCTGCAGCACCTGTGCTATTGTGGATCACCGGAAATGCCACAGTGTCGTAGAAATACAGACGATGGCAGAAAGATCTGCATCAACAAGTTCCAAATTAAAGATCAAGTTGCAGGAAGTAAGAGAGAAGGCTGAAAAGATTGTGAAAGATGCCAAGTCATCAAAAGAGCAACTGGATCAAGATGTTAAAGAAGTGTCTTTAAAAGTAAGACGAATGCGGGATGATGTAATGAAAATGTTTGACGATTTAGAAGTATCCGTTACTAAGGACGCTGAATCATTTAAGACAGAAACACTCGATAAGCTGACCAAAAAGCAGTCTGACAATGAGAAACATATTGCTGATGCAACAAAATCTCTGGAAACAGTTGATAACGTTCATCAGAATGGGACGCCATCACAACAGTTTATACTGGAACTTAGAATGAAGAGGCAAGTCGATGAACTTAGCAGCAACGTTGACAAGGAATGTCAAAGGTTAGAGTCCGTGGtcgtttcttttgattttgatgaaacattgaAATTACCCCCACTTTCGATTTCTGATTGCGTTCCAGGACAGCTGACATTAAAATACTCCGTACCTGAAACTGTAAAACCTTTAATACCTTTAGATCCAATTGTTAGATTAACGATGATTACTTCCATTGATCTGAAGCAGACTGGAGATGATGTCGAGAAACCGTTATACTCAGGACTGGATTTCCTGCCGGATGGTAGACTGATTGCCGTAGATAATCAAAacaagaaatgtttgatttacaaTGAGAAGCTTGAGAAAGTAGGATCATATCAGTTATCGTATATACCACTTAGTGTAGTTGTTATATCTGAGGAGGAAGTTGCGATAACAAGTGGTCGTATAGACTTTCTACGTGTCAGTAAATCTAATGAGATAACTTTGATCAGGACATGTAAAGTAACGACAGTGTATGAGTCTATATGTATGAAAGACGAGGGAAACTTTGTTGTTGGAACTTACGATGATACAAGGCCTGTTCGTATTGTGTCTCTGTCAGGAGAAGAGAAAGATTTCAGTATCAACTTTCCAAACAAGAAATATCCTATAGACACTAGTGCTTGTACATATATTAGAAACAGTGACAAAGTGGTTCTCACCGATAGGTACGAGCATACTGTCTACATATATGACATCAAGAGCAACACCAGGGTTGTTGTCAAAGACGACCAGATTAACGAACCATATGGTGTAGCAGTTGGTCCATCCGACTGTATCCTGGTTTGCAGTAAAGGAACAAATTCCATTGTACAGATCTCTCAAACAGGTCGGATCCTGTCATCGTACAAGTTAGATATGAAACTCCCCTACAGTGTCTGTGTTTCGAAGAACAAATCACTTCTTGCTGTCTCAAGTAACATGAATGGTGAAACAAAGTTGCAGCTGTTACAAGTAACATACTAA